The Bacillota bacterium genome has a segment encoding these proteins:
- a CDS encoding spore coat protein codes for MNTRLTQREMLNCQDTVSSIISGVQKFNAVAQECNDPELKRVCQDLQAAHQRHYQTIIKHLGGGPQVS; via the coding sequence ATGAATACCCGCCTGACGCAGAGGGAGATGCTGAACTGCCAGGATACCGTGTCCAGCATCATTAGCGGTGTGCAGAAGTTCAATGCCGTGGCCCAGGAGTGCAACGACCCCGAACTCAAGAGGGTCTGCCAGGATCTCCAGGCTGCCCACCAGCGTCACTACCAGACCATAATCAAGCACCTGGGCGGAGGACCCCAGGTTTCCTAG
- a CDS encoding spore coat protein, which translates to MSRQMPADDKSLSWDALIHLKYLNSTYHTFITEAATENLKRDLLDLYRDEQNNLSKLFNVMQARGWYESPQPADANQINQARKQLESDAQRVFSGIGFQPGVMGAQTGIGTQPGQFGGVGAAGATGGVGGTTGGFGGATTGGGAGGTIGGGMTGGAGGGAGGGVTGGVKGPQPGGMR; encoded by the coding sequence GTGTCGAGGCAAATGCCGGCAGACGACAAATCACTGTCGTGGGATGCGCTGATTCACCTGAAGTACCTGAACTCGACCTATCACACCTTCATTACAGAGGCGGCGACCGAGAACCTCAAGAGGGACCTGCTCGACCTTTACAGGGACGAGCAGAACAACCTGAGCAAGTTGTTCAACGTGATGCAGGCCCGCGGCTGGTACGAGAGTCCACAGCCCGCTGACGCGAATCAGATCAACCAGGCCAGGAAGCAGCTTGAGTCCGACGCCCAGAGGGTGTTCTCGGGCATCGGGTTCCAGCCGGGAGTGATGGGCGCCCAGACGGGTATCGGGACCCAGCCCGGCCAGTTCGGCGGGGTCGGCGCTGCGGGAGCCACCGGCGGCGTGGGAGGCACAACCGGTGGATTCGGCGGCGCGACTACCGGCGGCGGAGCCGGCGGCACCATCGGCGGGGGCATGACGGGAGGCGCCGGCGGTGGAGCAGGTGGCGGGGTGACGGGCGGTGTTAAAGGACCCCAGCCCGGGGGCATGAGGTAG
- a CDS encoding sigma 54-interacting transcriptional regulator, whose protein sequence is MRSRIAVMGYSRVSQLFRSMALPEELRPLVEVDVYDALLDEAAALARGLEEQGAADVFISGSANAHVIRKVVQSPVVTITISGLDLLQGIREGSRLGGLVAVVSYKEPIAGLAGVLDLVKAEVVEVVYSSVTDLERKIGDLKSLGCRSVVGASLACEIAEKTGLAPVLVYSRESLVDSIRTAHEIALTRKKEIEKAERLRAILNFAYGGIMATDRDGRITLFNRSAEKILGIPSGKVLGRVASEVIENTRIMDVLVSGRPELNRLQQVGDVKIITNRVPIEARGEIMGVVATFQDVASIQRATDEARRFSHRKGFVAKTTLADVVCESDVMKRVVSRAERYACSDLTVLITGESGVGKEMFAQGIHNASRRNTGPFVAINCAALPESLLESELFGYEEGSFTGARKGGKEGLFEIAHRGTIFLDEIGELSPSLQARLLRVIQEREVMRVGGTYVVPVDVRIVASTNRDLAVDVARGRFRQDLYYRLNVLRLNIPPLRDRIQDVPALVSRFIERRSGANMELTSGPHLTAISKVLMRYPWPGNVRELENCLDSLLVVLEDKALTPAELAAVAEHLISENATASPLSVAVDPVTAGKAASEASAAPALWGRRANGLAEAERRLVEEALEKAGGRVGKAADLLGVSRTTLWRKIKRLATTA, encoded by the coding sequence TTGAGATCCAGGATTGCGGTAATGGGATACAGCAGGGTGTCTCAGTTGTTCAGGTCCATGGCCCTTCCCGAGGAGCTTCGCCCGCTGGTCGAAGTCGATGTTTACGACGCCCTCCTCGATGAGGCGGCTGCGCTTGCCAGGGGTCTCGAGGAGCAGGGAGCGGCCGACGTCTTCATAAGCGGTAGCGCCAACGCGCACGTCATCCGCAAGGTGGTCCAGTCGCCCGTGGTGACGATAACCATCAGCGGGCTCGACCTGCTGCAGGGGATCAGGGAAGGCTCAAGGCTTGGCGGACTCGTGGCGGTCGTCTCATACAAGGAACCTATTGCGGGCCTCGCGGGGGTGCTGGACCTGGTCAAGGCGGAAGTCGTCGAGGTCGTCTACTCCAGTGTCACCGATCTGGAGCGGAAAATCGGCGATCTCAAGTCACTGGGCTGTCGCTCCGTCGTCGGGGCAAGCCTGGCCTGCGAGATCGCGGAAAAGACGGGCCTCGCCCCTGTCCTCGTTTACTCGCGAGAGAGCCTGGTCGACTCGATCCGCACGGCTCACGAGATAGCCCTCACGCGCAAGAAGGAGATCGAGAAAGCCGAGCGACTCAGGGCGATCTTGAACTTCGCATACGGCGGGATTATGGCCACCGACAGGGACGGAAGAATAACCCTGTTCAACAGGTCTGCGGAGAAGATCCTGGGTATCCCCTCGGGGAAGGTTCTCGGGCGCGTCGCCAGCGAGGTCATCGAGAACACCCGCATCATGGACGTCCTGGTTTCCGGCCGCCCCGAACTTAACCGCCTGCAGCAGGTCGGGGACGTCAAGATCATCACCAACCGCGTGCCCATCGAGGCCCGTGGCGAGATCATGGGCGTGGTGGCCACGTTCCAGGACGTGGCCAGCATTCAACGGGCGACGGACGAGGCCAGGCGCTTCTCGCACAGGAAGGGGTTCGTTGCGAAAACGACCCTGGCCGACGTCGTGTGCGAGAGCGACGTCATGAAGCGGGTAGTAAGCCGCGCCGAGAGGTACGCCTGTTCGGATCTGACGGTGCTCATAACCGGCGAGAGCGGAGTGGGCAAGGAAATGTTTGCCCAGGGAATACACAACGCCAGCAGGCGTAACACGGGACCGTTCGTCGCCATCAACTGCGCGGCGCTCCCCGAATCGCTGCTCGAGAGCGAGCTTTTCGGATACGAGGAGGGATCTTTCACCGGGGCCAGGAAAGGCGGCAAGGAGGGGCTTTTCGAGATCGCTCACAGGGGCACGATCTTCCTCGATGAGATCGGAGAACTCTCGCCTTCCCTGCAGGCGCGGCTGCTCCGCGTCATCCAGGAAAGAGAGGTCATGAGAGTCGGAGGGACCTATGTAGTACCCGTTGACGTGAGGATCGTTGCCTCGACCAACAGAGACCTCGCCGTCGACGTCGCCCGCGGGCGCTTCCGCCAGGACCTCTATTACAGGCTGAACGTCCTGAGGCTGAACATTCCTCCGCTCAGGGACAGGATCCAGGACGTCCCGGCGCTTGTATCGAGGTTCATCGAGCGCAGGAGCGGCGCGAACATGGAACTCACCAGTGGCCCTCACTTGACGGCGATCTCTAAGGTGTTGATGCGCTACCCCTGGCCTGGCAACGTCAGGGAGCTCGAGAATTGCCTCGACAGCCTGCTGGTTGTACTGGAGGACAAGGCCCTCACACCCGCGGAGCTTGCCGCAGTCGCCGAGCATCTCATATCCGAGAACGCCACCGCGAGCCCGTTAAGCGTCGCGGTCGACCCGGTAACCGCCGGCAAAGCCGCCAGTGAGGCGTCGGCCGCCCCCGCCCTATGGGGTCGCCGCGCGAACGGCTTGGCCGAAGCGGAAAGGCGCCTTGTCGAGGAGGCGCTCGAGAAAGCGGGGGGCAGGGTGGGCAAGGCGGCCGACCTTCTCGGGGTCAGCAGGACCACTCTGTGGCGGAAGATCAAGAGGTTGGCCACCACCGCGTAA
- a CDS encoding oxaloacetate decarboxylase, producing MTKGGLRPTTQLKKLLSGDRIVVAPGAFNAFSAKVIEKARFPAVYLTGYGASADILGAPDFGLLTLTEMADHATRMAQAVSVPVVADGDTGYGNAINVRRTIVEFERAGVAAIQLEDQVNPKRCGHMEGKEVIDTAEMVQKLRAAVDARKDPDFIIIARTDARAVNGLDDAIRRAKVYLDAGADVIFVEAPQSRDELARVAREVKAPLMANMIEHGKTPLLTTRELEDLGYKMAIFPLATLYAAAKAVQDCVGELKRTGTTEGAIPNMLPFPEFNNLVGLPEFRELESRYRKG from the coding sequence TTGACCAAAGGTGGTCTACGGCCGACCACGCAGCTCAAGAAGCTGCTGTCGGGGGACCGGATCGTGGTTGCCCCCGGGGCGTTCAACGCATTCTCGGCCAAGGTGATAGAGAAGGCTAGATTCCCTGCGGTGTACCTCACGGGTTACGGGGCGTCTGCCGACATCCTGGGAGCACCGGACTTCGGGCTCCTTACGCTCACGGAGATGGCCGACCACGCCACGCGGATGGCCCAGGCGGTGAGCGTTCCTGTTGTAGCGGACGGCGATACGGGATACGGAAATGCAATCAACGTGCGCAGGACCATCGTGGAATTCGAGCGCGCGGGCGTGGCGGCCATCCAGCTCGAGGACCAGGTCAACCCCAAGCGGTGCGGTCACATGGAAGGCAAAGAGGTTATAGACACGGCCGAGATGGTGCAGAAACTGCGCGCCGCCGTTGATGCCAGGAAGGATCCCGACTTCATCATCATCGCTCGTACTGATGCGCGCGCCGTAAACGGGCTCGACGATGCCATCCGCAGGGCGAAGGTGTACCTGGACGCGGGCGCGGACGTGATATTCGTCGAGGCGCCGCAAAGCCGCGATGAGCTTGCGAGGGTGGCGCGTGAAGTCAAGGCGCCGCTCATGGCGAACATGATCGAGCACGGCAAGACCCCTCTGCTCACCACCAGAGAGCTCGAGGACCTCGGGTACAAGATGGCGATCTTCCCGCTTGCAACGCTTTACGCGGCCGCGAAGGCCGTCCAGGACTGCGTCGGTGAACTGAAGCGTACGGGCACGACCGAGGGCGCGATCCCCAACATGCTGCCGTTCCCCGAGTTCAACAACCTGGTTGGGCTTCCCGAGTTCAGGGAACTGGAAAGCAGGTACAGGAAGGGCTGA
- a CDS encoding 3-isopropylmalate dehydratase large subunit, which translates to MTISEKIIAIHAGKDSVKPGDIVEVAPDVLMANDVTAPPAIEEMAKMGADKVFDPDRVVFVMDHFTPNKDIRSATMCQKAREFAKKQGIRRFFDGGYGIEHVVLPELGIVRPGDLIVGADSHTTTYGGLGAFSTGVGQTDLAGAMALGKIWLKVPETIRCVFNGNLPKWVGGKDLVLAVIGRIGVDGALYCALEFAGEAMRQLDMDGRFTMCNMAIEAGGKAGIVEPDESTEEYVKEAQSEYARPMKWGPVRGDPGAPAFKILEFQVGDMEPQVAAPHIPSNVVPVSRLKDVKIDQVVIGSCTNGRLNDLRVAAEVLKGKKVDRWVRALAVPGSQRVFLQALKEGIIQTLAEAGVAISAPTCGPCFGGHTGAITAGERCVSTTNRNFVGRMGHEKSELYLANPAVAAASAILGRIAHPGEVS; encoded by the coding sequence ATGACGATTTCCGAGAAGATCATCGCGATTCACGCCGGCAAGGACAGCGTAAAGCCGGGTGACATCGTCGAGGTCGCTCCCGACGTGCTGATGGCCAATGACGTGACGGCTCCGCCCGCCATCGAGGAGATGGCGAAGATGGGGGCTGACAAGGTGTTCGACCCCGACAGGGTCGTGTTCGTCATGGACCACTTCACTCCAAACAAGGACATCAGGTCCGCGACGATGTGCCAAAAGGCGCGGGAGTTCGCGAAGAAGCAGGGCATCAGGAGGTTCTTCGACGGCGGTTACGGGATCGAGCACGTCGTGTTGCCCGAGCTCGGCATCGTGAGGCCGGGTGACCTGATCGTCGGCGCCGACTCACATACCACGACGTACGGGGGGCTAGGGGCGTTCTCGACCGGCGTCGGGCAGACCGACCTGGCCGGAGCCATGGCCCTTGGGAAGATCTGGCTCAAGGTCCCCGAGACGATCAGGTGCGTATTTAACGGCAATCTCCCGAAGTGGGTTGGGGGCAAGGACCTGGTCCTGGCCGTAATTGGCAGAATCGGTGTGGACGGGGCCCTCTACTGTGCGCTGGAGTTCGCCGGGGAAGCCATGAGGCAACTCGACATGGACGGGCGCTTTACCATGTGCAATATGGCGATCGAGGCCGGCGGCAAGGCGGGGATCGTGGAACCCGACGAGTCCACCGAGGAGTACGTAAAAGAAGCGCAGAGCGAGTACGCACGTCCCATGAAGTGGGGACCGGTGCGTGGCGACCCCGGCGCGCCCGCCTTCAAGATACTCGAGTTCCAGGTCGGCGACATGGAGCCGCAGGTGGCGGCGCCCCACATCCCCTCCAACGTGGTACCCGTCAGCAGGCTCAAGGACGTCAAGATCGACCAGGTGGTTATCGGTTCGTGCACCAACGGGAGACTGAACGACCTCAGGGTAGCCGCTGAGGTGCTCAAGGGTAAGAAAGTCGACCGCTGGGTGCGCGCGCTCGCGGTGCCGGGGAGCCAGCGCGTGTTCCTCCAGGCACTGAAAGAGGGCATTATCCAGACGCTCGCGGAGGCGGGTGTGGCGATATCCGCGCCCACGTGCGGGCCGTGCTTTGGAGGCCACACCGGCGCGATTACCGCGGGCGAAAGATGCGTTTCCACCACTAACCGCAACTTCGTGGGGCGGATGGGGCACGAGAAGAGCGAGCTATACCTCGCCAATCCCGCGGTCGCTGCCGCGTCCGCAATCCTGGGCCGCATAGCCCATCCGGGGGAGGTGTCATAG
- a CDS encoding 3-isopropylmalate dehydratase small subunit: protein MKIRGKAWKFGDNVDTDQILPGIYLNIVEPQELAKHCMEGIDKEFVRKMAKGDVVIGGTNFGCGSSREHAPISLKAVGVSAVIAASFARIFFRNCINIGLPVFESPEAAKAIEQGHEVEADMASGEVKDLTTGKAYKAAGFPPLVQGIIRAGGLVEYAKQQLKARQEG, encoded by the coding sequence ATCAAGATCCGCGGCAAGGCGTGGAAGTTCGGCGATAACGTCGACACCGACCAGATACTCCCCGGTATCTACCTCAACATCGTCGAGCCACAGGAACTCGCGAAGCACTGCATGGAGGGGATCGATAAGGAGTTCGTCCGGAAAATGGCAAAGGGTGACGTGGTGATCGGTGGCACAAACTTCGGTTGTGGCAGTTCAAGGGAGCACGCCCCCATATCCCTCAAAGCCGTGGGGGTCTCGGCTGTGATCGCCGCGTCGTTCGCCCGGATATTCTTCCGGAACTGCATAAACATCGGCCTCCCGGTATTCGAGAGCCCGGAAGCCGCAAAGGCAATCGAGCAGGGCCACGAGGTTGAGGCCGATATGGCGTCGGGCGAGGTCAAAGACCTGACGACAGGCAAGGCGTACAAGGCCGCGGGCTTCCCGCCACTGGTACAGGGCATCATCCGCGCAGGCGGGCTTGTGGAATACGCCAAGCAGCAGCTCAAGGCGCGGCAAGAGGGATGA